The Candidatus Hydrogenedentota bacterium genome includes a region encoding these proteins:
- a CDS encoding radical SAM protein: MRHPLPEMPPRVQIQTQAGCNGRCIFCPNEEVLKSDLEHGRMPLDLFNKIIDELAQHPPRRVGMYMQNEPLLDKRMPDLVRTVTEKIPSTKSQVITNGTYLSKEKGEALIDAGLKQLKCSLQSLDPETNREIMGYDSTKVIENCIEFQNTIKRKRSDIDFRVSMVVTNKNMHEIEKARRFWKKHGVRLVTSALENRGGNIKDADQLNVGEMRSMGNCIRPSRDMMILFNGDVPLCCVDWHRTAILGNVEKQSIRDVWHGQFVEKVRDGLGEGKAEMLPDICVGCGESACPNLHRRGLRGILSRIAAAF; encoded by the coding sequence GTGAGGCACCCATTACCCGAAATGCCCCCGCGTGTCCAGATTCAGACGCAAGCCGGGTGTAACGGCCGCTGCATCTTCTGCCCGAATGAGGAAGTACTCAAGTCGGATTTGGAGCATGGCCGCATGCCTCTCGATCTGTTCAATAAGATTATTGACGAGTTGGCGCAGCATCCCCCGCGGCGAGTGGGCATGTACATGCAGAACGAACCGCTGCTCGACAAGCGCATGCCGGATCTTGTGCGTACCGTGACCGAGAAGATACCGAGCACGAAGTCGCAAGTAATCACCAACGGCACCTACCTGTCGAAAGAGAAAGGCGAAGCCCTCATTGACGCGGGTTTGAAGCAACTGAAGTGCAGTCTTCAGTCTCTCGATCCGGAAACCAACCGCGAGATCATGGGCTACGACAGCACGAAGGTGATCGAGAACTGTATCGAGTTCCAGAACACGATCAAGCGTAAACGGTCTGACATCGATTTCCGCGTTTCGATGGTAGTCACCAACAAGAACATGCACGAGATTGAGAAGGCGCGCCGATTCTGGAAGAAGCACGGCGTGCGTCTGGTCACTTCGGCGTTGGAGAATCGGGGCGGAAACATCAAAGATGCTGACCAGCTTAACGTGGGTGAAATGCGGTCCATGGGGAACTGCATTCGTCCGTCGCGCGACATGATGATCCTCTTCAACGGCGACGTGCCCCTGTGCTGCGTCGATTGGCATCGGACCGCCATACTCGGCAACGTGGAAAAGCAGAGCATTCGCGACGTGTGGCACGGCCAGTTCGTCGAGAAGGTTCGCGACGGCCTGGGAGAGGGCAAGGCCGAAATGCTACCTGACATATGCGTTGGGTGCGGCGAAAGCGCGTGT